A region of Chloracidobacterium sp. DNA encodes the following proteins:
- the pth gene encoding aminoacyl-tRNA hydrolase: MKCVVGLGNPGATYAMTRHNIGFLVVDVLAERAGRSIGLAECEALTGRIVVGGEAVLLVKPQTYMNASGQAVAPLCAKYGVNPQQDLLAVVDDVALPFGRLRLRGKGSSGGHNGLKSLAEKLKTEHYARLRIGIRPEHPIHDLAAFVLSNFSAAERSALPELTARAADAVEAWVQYGLEPTMARFNT, encoded by the coding sequence GTGAAGTGTGTCGTGGGCCTCGGGAATCCCGGCGCAACCTATGCCATGACGCGCCACAACATCGGCTTTCTGGTGGTGGACGTGCTGGCTGAACGCGCCGGTCGGTCAATCGGGCTGGCCGAGTGTGAGGCGTTGACGGGAAGGATTGTGGTCGGCGGCGAAGCGGTGTTGCTGGTCAAGCCGCAGACCTACATGAACGCATCGGGACAGGCGGTAGCGCCGCTGTGCGCCAAATACGGCGTCAACCCACAGCAGGATTTGCTGGCCGTGGTGGACGACGTAGCGCTGCCGTTTGGTCGGCTGCGCTTACGCGGTAAGGGTAGTTCGGGCGGCCACAACGGCTTGAAGTCGTTGGCGGAGAAGCTCAAGACGGAACACTACGCCCGCCTGCGCATCGGCATTCGCCCAGAACATCCCATCCACGACTTGGCTGCCTTTGTGCTGAGCAATTTTTCGGCGGCCGAACGGTCGGCGCTGCCGGAGTTGACAGCGCGCGCCGCCGACGCCGTTGAAGCGTGGGTCCAGTATGGACTTGAACCGACCATGGCGCGGTTCAACACCTGA
- the rpsF gene encoding 30S ribosomal protein S6 has protein sequence MNTKRDRLYEVMFVLDPDLTEEETDKIIESLSEQVSSHGGLVNKVEKIGRQRLAYMIRKGSRKFHEGFYVLLHINGTGREIAETERRLRVLDPVIRFLTVRVDEDLKRAAKIKARRERRMAARAAQQAAATNGAEPEGEA, from the coding sequence GTGAACACGAAGCGTGATCGTTTGTATGAAGTGATGTTTGTGCTTGACCCCGATCTGACGGAGGAAGAAACCGACAAGATCATTGAATCGCTTTCCGAACAGGTCAGCAGCCACGGCGGACTGGTCAACAAAGTTGAAAAGATTGGCCGCCAACGGCTGGCCTACATGATCCGTAAGGGAAGCCGTAAATTCCACGAAGGTTTTTATGTTCTGCTCCATATCAACGGCACAGGGCGAGAAATCGCCGAGACCGAACGCCGCCTGCGGGTGCTCGATCCAGTCATTCGCTTTCTGACGGTACGGGTGGACGAGGACCTCAAGCGGGCGGCGAAAATCAAGGCGCGCCGCGAACGGCGAATGGCAGCGCGCGCGGCGCAACAGGCGGCGGCGACCAACGGCGCAGAGCCGGAAGGCGAAGCCTGA